The following proteins are co-located in the Symphalangus syndactylus isolate Jambi chromosome 21, NHGRI_mSymSyn1-v2.1_pri, whole genome shotgun sequence genome:
- the CD47 gene encoding leukocyte surface antigen CD47 isoform X3 has translation MWPLVAALLLGSACCGSAQLLFNKTKSVEFTFCNDTVVIPCFVTNMEAQNTTEVYVKWKFKGRDIYTFDGALNKSTVPTDFSSAKIEVSQLLKGDASLKMDKSDAVSHTGNYTCEVTELTREGETIIELKYRVVSWFSPNENILIVIFPIFAILLFWGQFGIKTLKYRSGGMDEKTIALLVAGLMITVIVIVGAILFVPGEYSLKNATGLGLIVTSTGILILLHYYVFSTAIGLTSFVIAILVIQVIAYILAVVGLSLCIAACIPMHGPLLISGLSILALAQLLGLVYMKFVASNQKTIQPPRNN, from the exons gATCAGCTCAGCTactatttaataaaacaaaatctgtAGAATTCACGTTTTGTAATGACACTGTCGTCATTCCATGCTTTGTTACTAATATGGAGGCACAAAACACTACCGAAGTATACGTAAAGTGGAAATTTAAAGGAAGAGATATTTACACCTTTGATGGAGCTCTAAACAAGTCCACTGTCCCCACTGACTTTAGTAGTGCAAAAATTGAAGTCTCACAATTACTAAAAGGAGATGCCTCTTTGAAGATGGATAAGAGTGATGCTGTCTCACACACAGGAAACTACACTTGCGAAGTAACAGAATTAACCAGAGAAGGTGAAACGATCATCGAGCTAAAATATCGTGTTG TTTCATGGTTTTCTCCAAATGAAAATATTCTCATTGTTATTTTCCCAATTTTTGCTATACTCCTGTTCTGGGGACAGTTTGGTATTAAAA cactTAAATATAGATCCGGTGGTATGGATGAGAAAACAATTGCTTTACTTGTTGCTGGACTAATGATCACTGTCATTGTCATTGTTGGAGCCATTCTTTTCGTCCCAG GTGAATATTCATTAAAGAATGCTACTGGCCTTGGTTTAATTGTGACTTCTACAGGGATATTAATATTACTTCACTACTATGTGTTTAGTACAG cGATTGGATTAACCTCCTTCGTCATTGCCATATTGGTTATTCAGGTGATAGCCTATATCCTCGCTGTTGTTGGACTGAGTCTCTGTATTGCGG cGTGTATACCAATGCATGGCCCTCTTCTGATTTCAGGTTTGAGTATCTTAGCTCTAGCACAATTACTTGGACTAGTTTATATGAAATTTGTGG CTTCCAATCAGAAGACTATACAACCTCCTAGG AATAACTGA
- the CD47 gene encoding leukocyte surface antigen CD47 isoform X2 has protein sequence MWPLVAALLLGSACCGSAQLLFNKTKSVEFTFCNDTVVIPCFVTNMEAQNTTEVYVKWKFKGRDIYTFDGALNKSTVPTDFSSAKIEVSQLLKGDASLKMDKSDAVSHTGNYTCEVTELTREGETIIELKYRVVSWFSPNENILIVIFPIFAILLFWGQFGIKTLKYRSGGMDEKTIALLVAGLMITVIVIVGAILFVPGEYSLKNATGLGLIVTSTGILILLHYYVFSTAIGLTSFVIAILVIQVIAYILAVVGLSLCIAACIPMHGPLLISGLSILALAQLLGLVYMKFVASNQKTIQPPRKAVEEPLNE, from the exons gATCAGCTCAGCTactatttaataaaacaaaatctgtAGAATTCACGTTTTGTAATGACACTGTCGTCATTCCATGCTTTGTTACTAATATGGAGGCACAAAACACTACCGAAGTATACGTAAAGTGGAAATTTAAAGGAAGAGATATTTACACCTTTGATGGAGCTCTAAACAAGTCCACTGTCCCCACTGACTTTAGTAGTGCAAAAATTGAAGTCTCACAATTACTAAAAGGAGATGCCTCTTTGAAGATGGATAAGAGTGATGCTGTCTCACACACAGGAAACTACACTTGCGAAGTAACAGAATTAACCAGAGAAGGTGAAACGATCATCGAGCTAAAATATCGTGTTG TTTCATGGTTTTCTCCAAATGAAAATATTCTCATTGTTATTTTCCCAATTTTTGCTATACTCCTGTTCTGGGGACAGTTTGGTATTAAAA cactTAAATATAGATCCGGTGGTATGGATGAGAAAACAATTGCTTTACTTGTTGCTGGACTAATGATCACTGTCATTGTCATTGTTGGAGCCATTCTTTTCGTCCCAG GTGAATATTCATTAAAGAATGCTACTGGCCTTGGTTTAATTGTGACTTCTACAGGGATATTAATATTACTTCACTACTATGTGTTTAGTACAG cGATTGGATTAACCTCCTTCGTCATTGCCATATTGGTTATTCAGGTGATAGCCTATATCCTCGCTGTTGTTGGACTGAGTCTCTGTATTGCGG cGTGTATACCAATGCATGGCCCTCTTCTGATTTCAGGTTTGAGTATCTTAGCTCTAGCACAATTACTTGGACTAGTTTATATGAAATTTGTGG CTTCCAATCAGAAGACTATACAACCTCCTAGG aaagccGTAGAGGAACCCCTTAATG AATAA
- the CD47 gene encoding leukocyte surface antigen CD47 isoform X1, translating into MWPLVAALLLGSACCGSAQLLFNKTKSVEFTFCNDTVVIPCFVTNMEAQNTTEVYVKWKFKGRDIYTFDGALNKSTVPTDFSSAKIEVSQLLKGDASLKMDKSDAVSHTGNYTCEVTELTREGETIIELKYRVVSWFSPNENILIVIFPIFAILLFWGQFGIKTLKYRSGGMDEKTIALLVAGLMITVIVIVGAILFVPGEYSLKNATGLGLIVTSTGILILLHYYVFSTAIGLTSFVIAILVIQVIAYILAVVGLSLCIAACIPMHGPLLISGLSILALAQLLGLVYMKFVASNQKTIQPPRKAVEEPLNAFKESKGMMNDE; encoded by the exons gATCAGCTCAGCTactatttaataaaacaaaatctgtAGAATTCACGTTTTGTAATGACACTGTCGTCATTCCATGCTTTGTTACTAATATGGAGGCACAAAACACTACCGAAGTATACGTAAAGTGGAAATTTAAAGGAAGAGATATTTACACCTTTGATGGAGCTCTAAACAAGTCCACTGTCCCCACTGACTTTAGTAGTGCAAAAATTGAAGTCTCACAATTACTAAAAGGAGATGCCTCTTTGAAGATGGATAAGAGTGATGCTGTCTCACACACAGGAAACTACACTTGCGAAGTAACAGAATTAACCAGAGAAGGTGAAACGATCATCGAGCTAAAATATCGTGTTG TTTCATGGTTTTCTCCAAATGAAAATATTCTCATTGTTATTTTCCCAATTTTTGCTATACTCCTGTTCTGGGGACAGTTTGGTATTAAAA cactTAAATATAGATCCGGTGGTATGGATGAGAAAACAATTGCTTTACTTGTTGCTGGACTAATGATCACTGTCATTGTCATTGTTGGAGCCATTCTTTTCGTCCCAG GTGAATATTCATTAAAGAATGCTACTGGCCTTGGTTTAATTGTGACTTCTACAGGGATATTAATATTACTTCACTACTATGTGTTTAGTACAG cGATTGGATTAACCTCCTTCGTCATTGCCATATTGGTTATTCAGGTGATAGCCTATATCCTCGCTGTTGTTGGACTGAGTCTCTGTATTGCGG cGTGTATACCAATGCATGGCCCTCTTCTGATTTCAGGTTTGAGTATCTTAGCTCTAGCACAATTACTTGGACTAGTTTATATGAAATTTGTGG CTTCCAATCAGAAGACTATACAACCTCCTAGG aaagccGTAGAGGAACCCCTTAATG CATTCAAAGAATCAAAAGGAATGATGAATGATG AATAA
- the CD47 gene encoding leukocyte surface antigen CD47 isoform X4 — protein MWPLVAALLLGSACCGSAQLLFNKTKSVEFTFCNDTVVIPCFVTNMEAQNTTEVYVKWKFKGRDIYTFDGALNKSTVPTDFSSAKIEVSQLLKGDASLKMDKSDAVSHTGNYTCEVTELTREGETIIELKYRVVSWFSPNENILIVIFPIFAILLFWGQFGIKTLKYRSGGMDEKTIALLVAGLMITVIVIVGAILFVPGEYSLKNATGLGLIVTSTGILILLHYYVFSTAIGLTSFVIAILVIQVIAYILAVVGLSLCIAACIPMHGPLLISGLSILALAQLLGLVYMKFVE, from the exons gATCAGCTCAGCTactatttaataaaacaaaatctgtAGAATTCACGTTTTGTAATGACACTGTCGTCATTCCATGCTTTGTTACTAATATGGAGGCACAAAACACTACCGAAGTATACGTAAAGTGGAAATTTAAAGGAAGAGATATTTACACCTTTGATGGAGCTCTAAACAAGTCCACTGTCCCCACTGACTTTAGTAGTGCAAAAATTGAAGTCTCACAATTACTAAAAGGAGATGCCTCTTTGAAGATGGATAAGAGTGATGCTGTCTCACACACAGGAAACTACACTTGCGAAGTAACAGAATTAACCAGAGAAGGTGAAACGATCATCGAGCTAAAATATCGTGTTG TTTCATGGTTTTCTCCAAATGAAAATATTCTCATTGTTATTTTCCCAATTTTTGCTATACTCCTGTTCTGGGGACAGTTTGGTATTAAAA cactTAAATATAGATCCGGTGGTATGGATGAGAAAACAATTGCTTTACTTGTTGCTGGACTAATGATCACTGTCATTGTCATTGTTGGAGCCATTCTTTTCGTCCCAG GTGAATATTCATTAAAGAATGCTACTGGCCTTGGTTTAATTGTGACTTCTACAGGGATATTAATATTACTTCACTACTATGTGTTTAGTACAG cGATTGGATTAACCTCCTTCGTCATTGCCATATTGGTTATTCAGGTGATAGCCTATATCCTCGCTGTTGTTGGACTGAGTCTCTGTATTGCGG cGTGTATACCAATGCATGGCCCTCTTCTGATTTCAGGTTTGAGTATCTTAGCTCTAGCACAATTACTTGGACTAGTTTATATGAAATTTGTGG AATAA
- the CD47 gene encoding leukocyte surface antigen CD47 isoform X5 — protein sequence MWPLVAALLLGSACCGSAQLLFNKTKSVEFTFCNDTVVIPCFVTNMEAQNTTEVYVKWKFKGRDIYTFDGALNKSTVPTDFSSAKIEVSQLLKGDASLKMDKSDAVSHTGNYTCEVTELTREGETIIELKYRVVSWFSPNENILIVIFPIFAILLFWGQFGIKTLKYRSGGMDEKTIALLVAGLMITVIVIVGAILFVPGEYSLKNATGLGLIVTSTGILILLHYYVFSTAIGLTSFVIAILVIQVIAYILAVVGLSLCIAACIPMHGPLLISGLSILALAQLLGLVYMKFVASNQKTIQPPRKAVEEPLNAFKESKGMMNDGKYKMHLIIIDQLKHGHWKTKKLLENVALF from the exons gATCAGCTCAGCTactatttaataaaacaaaatctgtAGAATTCACGTTTTGTAATGACACTGTCGTCATTCCATGCTTTGTTACTAATATGGAGGCACAAAACACTACCGAAGTATACGTAAAGTGGAAATTTAAAGGAAGAGATATTTACACCTTTGATGGAGCTCTAAACAAGTCCACTGTCCCCACTGACTTTAGTAGTGCAAAAATTGAAGTCTCACAATTACTAAAAGGAGATGCCTCTTTGAAGATGGATAAGAGTGATGCTGTCTCACACACAGGAAACTACACTTGCGAAGTAACAGAATTAACCAGAGAAGGTGAAACGATCATCGAGCTAAAATATCGTGTTG TTTCATGGTTTTCTCCAAATGAAAATATTCTCATTGTTATTTTCCCAATTTTTGCTATACTCCTGTTCTGGGGACAGTTTGGTATTAAAA cactTAAATATAGATCCGGTGGTATGGATGAGAAAACAATTGCTTTACTTGTTGCTGGACTAATGATCACTGTCATTGTCATTGTTGGAGCCATTCTTTTCGTCCCAG GTGAATATTCATTAAAGAATGCTACTGGCCTTGGTTTAATTGTGACTTCTACAGGGATATTAATATTACTTCACTACTATGTGTTTAGTACAG cGATTGGATTAACCTCCTTCGTCATTGCCATATTGGTTATTCAGGTGATAGCCTATATCCTCGCTGTTGTTGGACTGAGTCTCTGTATTGCGG cGTGTATACCAATGCATGGCCCTCTTCTGATTTCAGGTTTGAGTATCTTAGCTCTAGCACAATTACTTGGACTAGTTTATATGAAATTTGTGG CTTCCAATCAGAAGACTATACAACCTCCTAGG aaagccGTAGAGGAACCCCTTAATG CATTCAAAGAATCAAAAGGAATGATGAATGATGGTAAGTATAAAATGCACTTAATAATTATAGATCAATTAAAACATGGacattggaaaacaaaaaagcttcttGAAAATGTGGCTCTTTTTTAG